The genomic segment GGCTGTTGTCTCGGCCAATCATTAAGCCTGCACTGGGagacctgctgctgcagctgctcagGCTTCACGGATCAATCGTTTAATCTGGTCGACTTCAGCCCAGAGATGTACCCAGTGCAGGTTTTAATCGAATGCTCGAACATGAGTTGGTTATAGTTTCAGAAAAGCCTTCAGATCCGCTGCGTACGGTTGGTGGTTAGCGGGTTACTGTCATGTCTGTTTCTGCAGCTCGGCGGTGATTGTAATGCATTGCTCACGTTGTGACGTCTGACATTGTTGACGATGATTTCATCAACTAAACGAGGAATGGATTAACACACAGATGATATCCAGGCGGACGGATAGTATTTTATATTCCCTCATTTTTAATTTCAGTCGTGTACCAGGCTTCTGTCTGCTGTACAAGAATCAAATGTATATTTAAACTATACTACACGATATAAGTCATGGTGTAGTGTAAGTATATTTAAACTATACTGCACTTCAGGAGTCATCATGTAGTATAAGTATATTTAAGCTTTACTACAACATATGAGTCATAGTGTAGTATAAGTATATTTATACTACACTATGATGAGTCATAGTAGACTATATAAGTCATGGTGTAGTGTAAGTATGTTTAAACTTATACTCCACTATATGAGTCATAGTGTAGTGTAAGTATATTTAAACTTATACTACACAATACTGTATGAGTCATAGTGTAGTAGAAGTATATTTAAACTTATACTCCACTATATGAGTCATAGTGTAGTATAAGTATATTTAAACTTATACTACACAATACTGTATGAGTCATAGTGTAGTATAAGTATATTTAAACATATACTACACAATACTGTATGAGTCATAGTGTAGTAGAAGTATATTATACTCCACAATATGAGTCATATTGTAGTATAAGTATGTTTAAACTCATGCTCCACTATATGAGTCATAGTGTAGTATTATACTCCACAATATGAGTCATATTGTAGTATAAGTATGTTTAAACTCATACTCCACTCTATGAGTCATAGTGTAGTATTATACTCCACTCTATGAGTCATAGTGTAGTATTATCCTCCACTCTATGAGTCATAGTGTAGTATTATCCTCCACTCTATGAGTCATAGTGTAGTATTATCCTCCACTCTATGAGTCATAGTGTAGTATTATACTCCACTCTATGAGTCATAGTGTAGTATTATCCTCCGCTCTATGAGTCTTTGTGTACCTGGCTGCTGTCGGCCCCGgccgcctcctctctcccctgacGCCGGCGTCCTCTGGGCCCCTGAGCTGCCCCTGCGGCCCCTGGGCTCCCCGGAGCCCATCCGAGGCAGGGTGGCCCCCcgggccctgcccccccccagggccgcgggccccggggggtctgggggcacgAGGCAGGAGtctggggacagagagggggacctCTTTAGGGAGGTCTGCGTGGACGGTGCTGCGACCTCAAaccctccgcctccgcctccacctccgccgccaGAGCGTGTTGAAACACGTTTAATCAATTagattaaattacattttattggtAAAGCCCCTGATCCCCATTAcagcctcaaagggcttaacaggccaaatatttatgactcccccctgacccaagcctccacaagggcaagaaaaaactcccttaaatCAGAAAGGAAGAAGTCTCGAGAGTTAACGCATAGCAGGCGATCCCTCCTTCAACATATCAACATAAAATATGTTGATACCAACATAGAAACTCAACAGAAACTAAACCGAGACACACACGAGACCTGCTCGAGCAATCAACAGAGGGGACGCATAATCAATACCTCAGGGTAACGAACGGCGAGGAAATCACGAACACATGAAAacaaacccaaacaaacacGGCGTGTTCGATCCCTCCGCGGTTTACCGGGCCGCGAGTTCAGCGGCCCGGCATCGATCGACGGGTTTGTGTTCCTGCGAGCGTCGACCACCCGACGCCCAAACTCACCGTCGTAGAACGCGGCCGCCGTCGGCGGGTAACCGTGGTGACCGGCGGCGGCTGGTTTGTGTTTGCGGGGTCGTCTGTGGGTCGCGGCGGCGCTCACGTTGCCGTCGGTAGATAACGGACTGACCGGCCGGCGGCCTGCGGGGAGAAGGTTCGCTCGGTGAAGGTCGACCGGGTCACACGTTTCAGATCCAACTCCAGGCGGCGGAGTCGGATCTCAGCGACGGTACGATAAGAGACGAGGATGAAATAACAACGCCCGCTTTTTGTTTTTGCCCTTAAAGAAAGTGTTACAGTCACGTCAATAATTTATCCTCGAGCTGGGAGGAGGTTCAGTGAGTCTGCTTCAAACGTGACCCTGAACCTCTGGAGTCTGAACCGCCCAGAAGAAGGATCGTGCGCTACGATACAACACCGGCTTTGTTTGCACATCTTGACGACACACAACGACGACCGCACCACGAGAACGTCAACCAGGAGCCCCAACACCGTCGACTCTATTCGCCCGACGCCACTCCAGACCACAGCCCACGCCCCGaggcgagcccccccccccgaccctgtgacactcctcacctgtctcctcGGGGGGCCGCTGCAGACCTCCGGCGGGGGCCCCCAGCGACGGGTGGAGGTGCTCCAGGTCCGTGAACAGGGCCCCCTCCGACGTGCTGCCCACGCTGGAGCGGGCGGAGGACAGGTTGTCCTCGGAGGCCGACCCCCAGCTGTGGACCCCCGCCGACCCCGCGCCGCCGGCCCCTGGCGTCGGCGGCAGCCCCCGCAGCTGGATCCTGTGCGGGGAGCCGTGGTGCTGATGTTGGTGCGGCGTCGGAGACTCGCGGCGTTGCcgtgggtgatggtgatgatgatggtggaggtgacCGCCGGACGGCTCAAAGtcagcctcttcctcctcctcctcctcctcctcctcctcatcagcaTCCTCTTCGTCAGGGTCTTCCTCTGCTGCCTGGGCCtccaggagcaggtgggggggagggggggagggggaggaggcgtaGGCGTGAGTCGGCATCAGggtctgggggggaggagggagactgggggggggggaatcacagAGGAGAGATTAACCTGGGCCCACCTTTCACAAATTAACAGCCTACTCTCTGCCGGCAAAGCTGCTTaatgaagaggggggagggagggagggagggtggagagggtggagagggagggagggagggagggagggagggagggagggagggaggagagggagagagggagggagggtggagagggagggagggagggagggtgggagggagggagggaggaggaggaggcagggatgagggagggaggcggggaaACCCCCATTGAGGATGAGAacgggcttggggggggggggggcgtgggggcgTGGTTACCTGCGGTGCCTGGCAGAGGGCTCCTCCCGGCTGGGGGGCCCCTGAGCGATCTGCACCAGGACCCCCGTGGACGTCTGGGGGCCGTGGGAAGGTTCCCCAGCGAAGGACGAGGAAGACGTCCCTCTCACGGGCGGGGCGGGACAGCCGTCCTTCCTCTCCGcggccatcatcatcaccatcatcatcttcttcctcccctcctcctcctcctcctcctggtccagggaggggttgtcatggtgacggaCCATCCTCTTGGGGACCGCCGGCCGCTGGGAGTCGAGATCCGTACTTTGGGACGAGACGAGGGACGCGGGTCAGAGGGGACACACCTCGGAGTGACGTCACGGCCCAACAAACCGAAGACTCTCAGTAAACGTCTGCATTTATAGAGCGCttctctaaccagtggccgctcaaagcgctttacaacactgcctcacattcacccattcatgcagtcattcacacactgacggcggagtcaaccacgcagggtgacagccagctcattaggatcagtcagggtgaggcgcctcGGCCacggacacctcgacactcagcgaggaggagccggggatcgaaccagcaacctccaGGTTACCAGcccacccgctctacctcccacCGCCCTGCCGCGCTCCCACCCTGTGGGTATCGTCGTGAGACAGAGGTCTCCAGATGTGTCCTGATCCAGGTCACTGTAGCACTGCACGCAGTgcacgcaaccccccccccgcagctcAGACACACGACCCCCGTTCAAGCTAACGTTGACCTGGCCTCCTCTGCCCCTGACTCAGTGCCCCCGgccctgagcccccccccccccccaccgagcGGCTGTGTGTCTCACCTCTTCCCCATGGGGAGGGAGTACTCGTCTGTCACCCAGTCctgcggggccgggggggcccaGCTCCCTGCACTCTGCTTGGGGACGTTGGTGGCGTTCCTGCTGCCCTTCTTGTGGTTTGGactgactggggggggggggggacgacacacagagagggtcATTCATGGAGCATTCAGAACGGACACTTCAGGCGGGCAACACTTTAGTTGCTAACTCAACTACTGATGTTTACACACATCTTCGTACTAACATTTGGTActcacacatcaacacattggGATTTCTGCATTTCTTCTTTGTAGTTTTGAGTTTGAATAGATCAATTCATTAATCAACACGCACCAAATATGTTGGCTCTTCCTTGTCCTTATATATGTTATGACGCATCACATATAGTTTCTCCCGCTGCCCAGTACATTCTGCTATGGCGTCTGGGGTTGATGAGGAACATGTCATCCCTCAACATGACATCATGTAGCATTCATAACGGACACTTAATTCACTTCAACACTTTTTTCAAAAAAATTCTGCTTACATTTTGTAAGCATTGATGGAATTTCTTCATTGATTTTTTGTAGTTTTTTAGTTTAATAGATCAATTAACTAATTAAAACGGTTCAAATATGTTTACTCCTTTGTGTCTCCTTATATATTTTAAGACACGTCACAAATAGTTTCTCCCGCTGTCAAGTCCTTTCTGCTCTACCGTCTGGGATTGATGAAGAGCATGATTGATGAAGAACACGTCATCCCTCAACATGACATGTGGGGTTGAGGAGGCGTGCAGCCCTTACCACTGACTCTTTCCACCAGGTGGTTGGagatctgacctctgacctcattaTAAGGCATCGTGTTCTGGAGGATTCCGTCACCACCACAGCCGAAATTATCTGGAGACACAAATAAACCGACAGGAGAACATGACGAGAAACACGATTCAGTCATTAAACACTTGACATCACTCCCAGCCGCCCCGGATGTCATTTCAGATGCCCCTCTTATCGACCTGCTATCTTAAGAACCAATGAAAGCCTGCTATTACTATTAACTGTTTCACTTCCTGTCCGGGATTCATAGTTCAAGTGGTTTAGCTCGTTTCCACGGTGACTTCAGTGACTTCAGATCAATGAACTCGAGGATGGTGGGTTTTGGACGATAGATGCTTAGGAGTGAGGCTGCATACATTCGGGATCGAACCTGGTGCTTTTCAGGCGGTTGGGCAGCCATCTTAAACTACCACACTACGCACTTCTTGCCATTCCAGGAATGACCATATAAGGATTAAAAACAGAAACCACCAAACCTCAATTGCATTTAAGGCATTCAGCAGACTGTTTTGTCCAAAGCGAttgacaataagtacatttgtcagaagaaagagaaacaataataaatctctgtcggtacagtaacgATGTTCATggaacaagtgccaagcactaacaatcacaaggttaacccattcctcgtacacaacagagatagctagggtaagacaGTGCACAATGCTTGGTACTatcattaagtgccaggacgtacaacacacaataagtgtgtgaaAGGGTTCTGGgggggtgaactctgaacaggtctcgacccccacccccccctggaGCACGCACCCTTGCTGCCGCGGCTCTGCTCCAGCAGGTGGTACTCGCGGGCGCCcagcgggggccggggggccggccgCCTCTGCAGGGCCGCCTGGAGGAGCTGGGTGGTGGCGTAGGGGACGGGCTCGTAGGTgggggcccccccgccgcccggcCCCAGGTAGCACAGGCCGGCGCCGTCGAAGGCGTCGCCGGGGCTGACGGCGCCGAGGTTGAGGTCGCTGTAGATGGCGTTGTCGGAGCCCAGCATGTCCTcctgcccgccgccgccgcgggggtCCAGGTGGCTGCCGTAGTTGGCGATGCAGTCcgctgattggccgacggaagGGATTAGAGGAAGGATGGATGAGGGAGGCGGTTAGAGCGAGAGCAGACCGGATGGAACAGGGCTGAACGCGCTCGGGGAGCTAACGTCGGGGCCTTTGGAGTTTGGAGCTCTTTGTCTGGAGGACGCAACGATAAAGATGGTTGGTTTTTGAATGTAATACGACCGTGTCTACTTGGATATCGGTATTAAAAACAGGTTCCTGGAAACTGAAATGCTAGTAcgtgcgcactcacacacacacaaacacaaacacgactATTCAGATCCGTTACACAAGGATATTACTTATTTATGCAGCGTATATTAAAAAGATCCTCACTTCTTATTTAGATTTACTTGTTGATAAAGCCCGGAATTAAGGTATTCGGTTGCCATCGGTAACTGCAGCTAGTTATCAATTATCAATGAATGTGCACATGACAATAAACTTGAAACTTGAGACTTGAAGTGAAGCAGTGAGGAGTGTGGACTTTCAagtttattgatttattataaATCCCCttaaaagcaaaacaaagtcTGCACCAAAGTGTTACACAGCAGGAGATATTAccgaaataaataaagataagacAGGGAAAGGGCACCATTAATTAAGCAGAATTCAGGGAAAGGGACCAAATTGTGGCTGAAACGTACTAACTGCCCTAACATTTAATAAACACTGCTATAAAATAAATCTCAGTTCCGAACCAGAAAAAGTCAGGTAAGTAAAACCCAgataaaatcaaataaaacagaTGGCCACTGGTATAAAACCCAGATAAAATGATCTAAATCAGATAACAGCCCAGCTCTGCGCTGTGAACGCGGTGTTGCGTTACCGCGGAACGCATCAGTGTTGCGTCAACACTGACCTGGCCGGCTGTAGGTGATCATGCCGCCGTCTCCGGTCCCGTCCGCATTGTTGCAGCAGTTGGCGCTGCGCTCCTTGTGACTGGCGCCGCCGTTGGGCCAGTTATCAGCCAGCCACAGCTGGTTCAGAGGGTCACCCATGTTGATGTGTCCAGGCctgcgcccacacacacccacacccacacacacacacacacacacacgcacacaggcacacacgcacgcacacacacgcacgcacgcacgcacgcacgcacgcacgcacgcacgcacgcacgcacgcacacacacacacacacacacacacacacacacacacacacacacacacacacacacacacacacacacacacacacacaaacacacacacacaaggatcaACAGGGGTTATCGTTATTCACTAAACGCGGTGAGTGCTCATataataggcctacagtatCTCTCCCAGAAGCGCCGCTCTTTGGCGGAGGGTTTCCTCCGACGGTGGAGCAGCGCCCCCGTGTGGCGGAACCGTGTAATGGAATGTACCAGAAGAATGTCCGACTTACCTCCCAGCGCTGCACACCGTCTCCCCTCTCTGATAAGCCACTGttaaagagaagaagaagaattgaCAGTGACAAAATGTCAAGATCTTCAATAACTAATTAAGAAAATGCTACAAAGTATCCTGTTCGTCCACCCTCCATCCGAAATATCTACATTCATAAATAGCAGAGATTCATTGATTTACTTTGGATTATCATCAACGGTGTTTAAGGCTTTCCAAGGCTCATAAGGATGTGGTATGGCCCACCACTATCCTTCAGATCACTGCCGTGTTCCTCTGCAGTAATAACAGAGGTGTTCATCAGAGCCTTGCTCCTACGCCGTGAAACAAAGTGGCTCAGTGTTTCTAGTTAAAAAAACGTCATTCACTCTGACACCATCATTTAGGAGCACTCTGTACAGAGTCCGGCCTGCTAGACAAATGTAATGGAGGCATTAAATATTtaaagtggagcagagagcagtGACAGTTATGTATGGGTTTTTCACTTGAACAATTCTTTCCCCACTGTAATATCCACTCGTCTGAATAATATAACATGTTTAAAGGACATGTAGGTGTGCCCAATTGGTTTCCTGTCGAGCCAACAGAAAACCCAGTGTTCCCTTATCTTGTCAATTTGTTCTACAACAAACCACAAAATAATTGATTCAAAATGTCCCTGATTGTAATTTGGTAGTTGATGAATTGGCCACAGCAATTTGAAGAGTGACTTAAATTAGTTTCTGTCTCTGACTCGAGGCTAAAACGAGAGAGAGCGCCTCTACAATccattaattattataataacacTGAAAATAATAACAAGGGACGGCCGTGGGCGTTCCGATTGGAGCAGAGCAGGGGTACACACCTGTGGGCGTGAAGGTAAACGAGGGAACTGGAAGAGAGGAGAACGAAAGACGTCGTTAGAGACCCCAATTAATTTAATGAATCACTTGTGCGGTGCTGCCCTGGGTCACCGCGCAGCACTCTTACTGAAGACGATTATTAGTTAGTGTTATTATAAGCAGATGCTCCTTTCAGAAGCGGCTTACAGCTCATTCAGACGCGTGTGGGTGAGCAGGTTGGAGTTAGGGGGCATCTCACAGCCCAAAGctcctgggttcgatccccaatgtccacaatcTAACTGTAGGTTTTCTAGTGccctccaacccctacctgctccttaaggacctgtctctgtactgtccaacccctacctgctccttaatgacctgtctctgtactgtctaacccctacctgctccttaatgacctgtctctgtactgtctaacccctacctgctccttaatgacatgtctctgtactgtctaacccctacctgctccttaatgacctgtctctgtactgtccaacccctacctgctccttaatgtcctgtctctgtactgtccaacccctacctgctccttaatgacctgtctctgtactgtctaacccccacctgctccttaatgacctgtctctgtactgtctaacccctacctggtccttaatgacctgcctctgtactgtctaacccccacctgctccttaatgacccgtctctactgtctaacccctacctgctccttaacgacctgtctctgtactgtctaactgtacgtccacaccagaagcgaccaaagcgaacagaaatattcacAGCGGAACtttatgagcgaccaaagcgtctttgacgctttggtcgctcataaaGTTCCGCTgtgaatatttctgttcgctttggtcgctcaagtcgctcatgacgtacaattcaattcaacaatgcaagcgaagagcgtctacattccgattggctctCAGCGTTTTGCCGCTGAAAcgcgtcatagtaatttgcataaagttcaacagttgtcaactttttttggacgctctggtcgctcaagttttgccgctggtagcgttggtcgctttggtcgctttggtcgctcttgcccatagaaagtgaatgacttccggcgatttggtagctcaaatgtggacgtacagttacccctacctgttctttaatgacctgtctctgtactgtctaacccctacctgctccttaatgacctgtctctgtactgtctaacccctacctgttccttaatgacctgtctctgtactgtctaacccctacctgctccttaatgacctgtctctctactgtctaacccctacctgttctttaatgacctgtctctgtactgtctaacccctacctgttctttaatgacctgcctctgtactgtctaacccctacctgttcattaatgacctgcctctgtactgtctaacccctacctattctttaatgacctgcctctgtactgtctaacccctacctgctccttaatgacctgtctctgtactgtctaacccctacctgctcctcaatgacctgtctctgtactgtctaacccctacctgccccttaatgacctgtctctgtactgtctaacccctacctgccccttaatgacctgtctctgtactgtctaacccctacctgccccttaatgacctgtctctgtactgtctaacccctacctgctccttaatgacctgtctctgtactgtctaacccctacctgctccttaatgacctgtctctgtactgtctaacccctacctgctccttaaagacctgtgtctgtactgtctaacccctacctgctccttaatggccaaCACAGAGGGCATTTCTCCGCTGAAGAACGTGAATATATCTTCTCTATGGAAGCACTGTCGTATTGTAATGGGAGGAGGCTATTACTACGATGTTATGAGGGAAATATTTCTTCAGCCCATTGAGTGGAGTTGACCTTCGGTTGGCCGACAGCGCTGAGGtagaaggaggtggggggggaacaTGAGGTGGTGACGGAGAGATCCAGCACATGATGTGTGCTCTTTCTAAATCAACTCTCTAAAGGTCAGCCTTCGAATGTCAGCCTGGAATagggtctggggtctggggtgTCTGGGTCCTAAATCACTATTTTGATTAGAGGAAAGTCACTTCTACAGATCATAGGATTAATATTAAATCCCAATATTACGGTTAAAATTAACCAGAATATTCGAAAATTGTCTTAATTCCACATATTTTCCACTCTTGTTATGTATTACATcctctatttaaaaaaataaaaattatatatatttttttggtttataGTTCAATATGCAATCGTTTACGTAATTCCAAAGGTTTTACCCTTTTCCTTCTCTGGCTGTCTAACTGCCATAACCCTGCTGCTCTGATTGAGTGCTACGCACCCTTGCGGATGCCGGTGTAACTGCTGCTGAGGCCGCTCCTCTTCTTGCGGTGGCGGTAGAGCCACACGCTGAACACCATCAGGAACGCCCAGCAGGTGGCGCCGATGCCCGCGATAAAGGCCGGCTGCCTCAACACGTGGGAGAGCTCCGACAGCGCGCTTCTCTCCTCGAAGCTGTGCATCACTTGGCCGGTGGAGTCTAAGAACAAAGACGAAGAGAGGAGATAGGACAATAAAGGTTATATGAATGAACGCAGCGCTGCTATTATGACATCTGTTGGACCAAAAATAGAACATGACATGCCCATTGTTTGCGATTTTTTTTGTGATTAAACAAAATATATCGTATTTTATCAAAAGNNNNNNNNNNNNNNNNNNNNNNNNNNNNNNNNNNNNNNNNNNNNNNNNNNNNNNNNNNNNNNNNNNNNNNNNNNNNNNNNNNNNNNNNNNNNNNNNNNNNTGCTGTCCATTCCCAGacatcatccacacactcagTGCCTCACATTCAGTGTCACATTCGCTCTTTGGTCTTTTCTACGGCGGTCGACATCAACATGCAGGACCTTCCATCAGTCAGTAGAGCTGGCTTTACTAAGGATCTCCAGCAGCGTCTGGTTCGACCACGGAGCCGACAGCGTTCTCAAGCCTGCCTCTTTGCAGTTGGAGGGCTAGGAGGGCTGGATGGTAGAGGTTGCGGTggttgggaatcgaacccagtgcCTTATCGCTAGATGAACCACGGTGGGCTCTGTAAGGTCTCCTAGGAAGAAGATGTTTGAGGAGGATTGAGCTGCAGGCTCTCTGAGACCAACGCCATCACTAACCCATCTCTGCCCGATCCCCCCGTCTAATTGATATTTGGGGTTACAAATTGTGGTCTTATTGATATTTTGGGGGTTACTAAGACCATGTTTAttccttttattatttattaattcagcagatacatttattaaaaggaaGGTAAAGTGAATGGATCTAAAACATGTGATTCCGCTGGTGG from the Gadus macrocephalus chromosome 7, ASM3116895v1 genome contains:
- the LOC132461061 gene encoding roundabout homolog 1-like isoform X3, encoding MHSFEERSALSELSHVLRQPAFIAGIGATCWAFLMVFSVWLYRHRKKRSGLSSSYTGIRKVAYQRGETVCSAGRPGHINMGDPLNQLWLADNWPNGGASHKERSANCCNNADGTGDGGMITYSRPADCIANYGSHLDPRGGGGQEDMLGSDNAIYSDLNLGAVSPGDAFDGAGLCYLGPGGGGAPTYEPVPYATTQLLQAALQRRPAPRPPLGAREYHLLEQSRGSKDNFGCGGDGILQNTMPYNEVRGQISNHLVERVSVSPNHKKGSRNATNVPKQSAGSWAPPAPQDWVTDEYSLPMGKSTDLDSQRPAVPKRMVRHHDNPSLDQEEEEEEGRKKMMMVMMMAAERKDGCPAPPVRGTSSSSFAGEPSHGPQTSTGVLVQIAQGPPSREEPSARHRSLPPPPQTLMPTHAYASSPSPPPPHLLLEAQAAEEDPDEEDADEEEEEEEEEEEADFEPSGGHLHHHHHHHPRQRRESPTPHQHQHHGSPHRIQLRGLPPTPGAGGAGSAGVHSWGSASEDNLSSARSSVGSTSEGALFTDLEHLHPSLGAPAGGLQRPPEETGRRPVSPLSTDGNVSAAATHRRPRKHKPAAAGHHGYPPTAAAFYDDSCLVPPDPPGPAALGGGRARGATLPRMGSGEPRGRRGSSGAQRTPASGERGGGRGRQQPAGSAEPLSQLSNGPSLPSIPPPGGPDVVLCAGASRTADAEVPAELEAFQTPLEEEEDEEEEEEEEEA
- the LOC132461061 gene encoding roundabout homolog 1-like isoform X2, whose translation is MHSFEERSALSELSHVLRQPAFIAGIGATCWAFLMVFSVWLYRHRKKRSGLSSSYTGIRKVPSFTFTPTVAYQRGETVCSAGRPGHINMGDPLNQLWLADNWPNGGASHKERSANCCNNADGTGDGGMITYSRPADCIANYGSHLDPRGGGGQEDMLGSDNAIYSDLNLGAVSPGDAFDGAGLCYLGPGGGGAPTYEPVPYATTQLLQAALQRRPAPRPPLGAREYHLLEQSRGSKDNFGCGGDGILQNTMPYNEVRGQISNHLVERVSVSPNHKKGSRNATNVPKQSAGSWAPPAPQDWVTDEYSLPMGKSTDLDSQRPAVPKRMVRHHDNPSLDQEEEEEEGRKKMMMVMMMAAERKDGCPAPPVRGTSSSSFAGEPSHGPQTSTGVLVQIAQGPPSREEPSARHRSLPPPPQTLMPTHAYASSPSPPPPHLLLEAQAAEEDPDEEDADEEEEEEEEEEEADFEPSGGHLHHHHHHHPRQRRESPTPHQHQHHGSPHRIQLRGLPPTPGAGGAGSAGVHSWGSASEDNLSSARSSVGSTSEGALFTDLEHLHPSLGAPAGGLQRPPEETGRRPVSPLSTDGNVSAAATHRRPRKHKPAAAGHHGYPPTAAAFYDDSCLVPPDPPGPAALGGGRARGATLPRMGSGEPRGRRGSSGAQRTPASGERGGGRGRQQPGSAEPLSQLSNGPSLPSIPPPGGPDVVLCAGASRTADAEVPAELEAFQTPLEEEEDEEEEEEEEEA
- the LOC132461061 gene encoding roundabout homolog 1-like isoform X1; translation: MHSFEERSALSELSHVLRQPAFIAGIGATCWAFLMVFSVWLYRHRKKRSGLSSSYTGIRKVPSFTFTPTVAYQRGETVCSAGRPGHINMGDPLNQLWLADNWPNGGASHKERSANCCNNADGTGDGGMITYSRPADCIANYGSHLDPRGGGGQEDMLGSDNAIYSDLNLGAVSPGDAFDGAGLCYLGPGGGGAPTYEPVPYATTQLLQAALQRRPAPRPPLGAREYHLLEQSRGSKDNFGCGGDGILQNTMPYNEVRGQISNHLVERVSVSPNHKKGSRNATNVPKQSAGSWAPPAPQDWVTDEYSLPMGKSTDLDSQRPAVPKRMVRHHDNPSLDQEEEEEEGRKKMMMVMMMAAERKDGCPAPPVRGTSSSSFAGEPSHGPQTSTGVLVQIAQGPPSREEPSARHRSLPPPPQTLMPTHAYASSPSPPPPHLLLEAQAAEEDPDEEDADEEEEEEEEEEEADFEPSGGHLHHHHHHHPRQRRESPTPHQHQHHGSPHRIQLRGLPPTPGAGGAGSAGVHSWGSASEDNLSSARSSVGSTSEGALFTDLEHLHPSLGAPAGGLQRPPEETGRRPVSPLSTDGNVSAAATHRRPRKHKPAAAGHHGYPPTAAAFYDDSCLVPPDPPGPAALGGGRARGATLPRMGSGEPRGRRGSSGAQRTPASGERGGGRGRQQPAGSAEPLSQLSNGPSLPSIPPPGGPDVVLCAGASRTADAEVPAELEAFQTPLEEEEDEEEEEEEEEA